In a single window of the Anguilla rostrata isolate EN2019 chromosome 6, ASM1855537v3, whole genome shotgun sequence genome:
- the cmpk gene encoding UMP-CMP kinase: MLFRALSTLSKKVSKAVYRVPLAMKPQVVFVLGGPGAGKGTQCAKIVESYSYTHLSAGDLLRAERSREGSEVGQLIDSYIKEGKIVPVEITISLLRKAMEETMNLDKEKFRFLIDGFPRNQDNLQGWSKVMDGKADVRFILFFECGNQVCIDRCLERGKSSGRTDDNRESLEKRIQTYLQSTRPIIELYEKQGKVRSVDASRDVDEVFADVKKILDKEG; encoded by the exons ATGCTTTTCCGTGCACTTAGTACTCTATCCAAGAAGGTATCGAAGGCCGTGTACCGAGTACCTCTCGCCATGAAGCCTCAGGTTGTATTTGTGTTGGGTGGGCCTGGTGCCGGGAAAGGAACCCAGTGCGCTAAAATCGTGGAG agctATAGCTACACACACTTGTCGGCAGGCGACCTGCTGCGAGCAGAACGGAGTCGGGAAGGGTCAGAGGTCGGACAGCTCATTGACAGCTACATCAAGGAGGGCAAGATAGTTCCGGTGGAAATCACTATCAGCCTACTGAGGAAG GCCATGGAGGAGACCATGAACCTGGACAAGGAGAAGTTCCGTTTCCTGATTGACGGCTTTCCCCGTAACCAGGACAACCTGCAGGGTTGGAGCAAGGTCATGGACGGCAAGGCCGACGTCAGATTCATTCTCTTCTTCGAATGCGGTAACCAG GTGTGCATTGACAGGTGTctggagagggggaagagcagTGGGCGCACAGACGACAACAGAGAGAGTCTGGAGAAACG GATCCAGACGTACCTGCAGTCGACGCGGCCCATCATCGAGCTGTACGAGAAGCAGGGGAAGGTGCGCAGCGTGGACGCCTCCCGTGACGTGGACGAG GTGTTTGCTGATGTGAAGAAAATCCTGGACAAAGAAGGGTAG
- the LOC135256504 gene encoding B-cell lymphoma 6 protein-like isoform X1, translated as MFRLGFNLLANTQGSSGMTQRGYLNHDFNKMACAADSCIQFMRHASDVLFNLNRLRSRNILTDVTILVNRQQFRAHKTVLMACSGLFYTIFTDSLKCNLSAISLDPKVDPEGFAILLEFMYTSCLTLKESLIMATMNTAVYLQMDHVVDTCQRFIKSRDSSMKLPREDFLGSPLLFSQDAHNYRAHEVVESPPSRAAPFSDGRAYCPSVFGAVNASSNSYYHYSHLPVQGFPFPLGKLADPKTSLADLPKGGAVHQKHCGPPESTTVERAEYTRPGAGNTSGVCHMASFSSREVAREEAVGKETQGCIQSMGLSARKNSLSGVDQEHREMGKEPTPSEEEEDMGHHQHYSLNGRKGVLSSPKSPLKSECQPNSPTESSSSKNALAQATPRSPSRTPSRSPPTQGSQDPKARNWKKYKFIVLNSANQTPKENEGSPQEAEAHSPLHLGSPSYLQSSDSEQMDLQPATKINRHSEELLTPQTSRLNNIISRALEGSQRHGDSHSLYMSQGKCSSCGTPSPQHSEVCPNTPGSQFGEELSELHSEYSDSSCENGTFFCNECDSKFLEEDSLKRHALQVHSDKPYKCDRCQASFRYKGNLASHKTVHTGEKPYRCNICGAQFNRPANLKTHTRIHSGEKPYKCETCGARFVQVAHLRAHVLIHTGEKPYPCEICGTRFRHLQTLKSHLRIHTGEKPYHCEKCNLHFRHKSQLRLHLRQKHGAITNTKVQYRMSTTDLPTDVNKAC; from the exons ATTTTAACAAAATGGCATGTGCAGCAGATAGCTGCATTCAGTTCATGCGCCATGCAAGCGATGTGCTGTTCAACCTGAACCGACTGCGCAGCAGAAATATTCTGACGGATGTAACCATTCTGGTCAACAGACAACAGTTCCGTGCTCATAAGACTGTTCTCATGGCGTGCAG TGGGCTGTTCTACACCATCTTTACGGATTCTCTCAAATGCAACCTGAGCGCCATCAGCTTGGACCCCAAGGTGGACCCTGAAGGCTTTGCCATTCTGCTGGAGTTCATGTACACCTCCTGTCTCACGCTGAAGGAGAGTCTGATCATGGCCACCATGAACACTGCCGTCTACCTGCAGATGGACCACGTGGTGGACACCTGCCAGAGGTTCATCAAATCCAG GGACTCTTCAATGAAGCTACCCAGAGAGGATTTTTTGGGGAGCCCTTTGCTTTTCTCTCAGGACGCCCACAACTACAGGGCTCATGAGGTTGTGGAGAGCCCACCCAGCCGTGCCGCTCCTTTCAGTGATGGCAGAGCTTATTGTCCAAGCGTGTTCGGTGCAGTTAATGCTTCCAGCAACTCGTACTACCACTACAGCCACCTTCCGGTTCAGGGGTTCCCTTTTCCGCTCGGAAAGCTGGCAGATCCCAAAACGTCCCTCGCAGACCTCCCTAAAGGGGGTGCAGTCCACCAGAAGCACTGCGGGCCACCTGAGAGCACCACTGTGGAGCGGGCAGAGTATACCAGACCTGGGGCTGGCAACACTTCTGGTGTCTGCCACATGGCATCCTTCTCATCCAGAGAGGTGGCCCGGGAGGAGGCGGTCGGGAAGGAGACCCAGGGGTGTATCCAGTCCATGGGGCTGAGCGCCAGGAAGAACAGTCTCTCGGGCGTGGACCAGGAACACAGGGAGATGGGCAAAGAGCCCACCCccagcgaggaggaggaagacatGGGCCACCACCAGCACTACTCCCTGAATGGGCGCAAGGGTGTCCTGAGCAGCCCGAAAAGCCCTCTCAAGTCTGAATGCCAGCCCAACTCCCCCACTGAGTCCAGCAGCAGCAAAAACGCACTGGCCCAGGCTACGCCCCGCTCTCCATCTCGCACCCCGTCCCGTTCCCCTCCCACTCAGGGCTCACAGGACCCCAAGGCCCGGAACTGGAAGAAGTACAAGTTCATCGTTCTCAACTCTGCCAACCAGACACCCAAAGAGAACGAAGGCAGCCCCCAGGAGGCAGAAGCTCACTCCCCACTGCACCTCGGCTCTCCGTCCTACCTCCAGTCCAGTGACTCGGAGCAGATGGACCTGCAGCCGGCAACCAAGATCAACAGGCACAGCGAGGAGCTGCTCACGCCACAGACCAGTCGTCTCAACAACATCATCAGCAG gGCCCTGGAAGGATCGCAGAGACATGGCGACAGTCACTCCCTGTACATGAGCCAAGGGAAGTGCTCCTCCTGTGGCACGCCGTCTCCCCAGCACTCCGAAGTGTGCCCCAACACTCCGGGATCGCAGTTTGGAGAAGAGCTGTCCGAACTACACTCGGAGTATTCCGACTCCAGCTGTG aaaACGGTACATTCTTTTGCAACGAATGCGACTCAAAGTTTTTGGAGGAAGATTCCCTAAAACGGCACGCACTTCAAGTACACAGCGACAAGCCATACAAGTGTGACCGCTGCCAAGCCTCCTTCCGCTACAAGGGCAATCTCGCCAGCCACAAAACTGTCCACACAG GAGAGAAACCATATCGCTGCAACATCTGTGGTGCTCAGTTCAATAGACCAGCTAACCTCAAGACCCACACCCGCATCCACTCAGGagaaaagccatacaagtgtGAGACGTGCGGTGCTCGCTTTGTACAG GTTGCTCACCTCCGGGCCCACGTGCTGATCCACACAGGAGAGAAGCCGTACCCCTGTGAGATCTGTGGGACACGTTTCCGCCATCTGCAGACGCTCAAGAGCCACCTACGCATACATACCGGAGAAAAGCCCTATCAT TGTGAGAAATGCAACTTGCACTTTCGCCACAAGAGTCAGCTGAGATTGCACCTTCGGCAGAAGCACGGAGCCATCACCAACACCAAGGTTCAGTACCGCATGTCCACTACAGACCTGCCAACCGACGTCAACAAGGCCTGTTAA
- the LOC135256504 gene encoding B-cell lymphoma 6 protein-like isoform X2, which produces MQEVSRKAQPDFNKMACAADSCIQFMRHASDVLFNLNRLRSRNILTDVTILVNRQQFRAHKTVLMACSGLFYTIFTDSLKCNLSAISLDPKVDPEGFAILLEFMYTSCLTLKESLIMATMNTAVYLQMDHVVDTCQRFIKSRDSSMKLPREDFLGSPLLFSQDAHNYRAHEVVESPPSRAAPFSDGRAYCPSVFGAVNASSNSYYHYSHLPVQGFPFPLGKLADPKTSLADLPKGGAVHQKHCGPPESTTVERAEYTRPGAGNTSGVCHMASFSSREVAREEAVGKETQGCIQSMGLSARKNSLSGVDQEHREMGKEPTPSEEEEDMGHHQHYSLNGRKGVLSSPKSPLKSECQPNSPTESSSSKNALAQATPRSPSRTPSRSPPTQGSQDPKARNWKKYKFIVLNSANQTPKENEGSPQEAEAHSPLHLGSPSYLQSSDSEQMDLQPATKINRHSEELLTPQTSRLNNIISRALEGSQRHGDSHSLYMSQGKCSSCGTPSPQHSEVCPNTPGSQFGEELSELHSEYSDSSCENGTFFCNECDSKFLEEDSLKRHALQVHSDKPYKCDRCQASFRYKGNLASHKTVHTGEKPYRCNICGAQFNRPANLKTHTRIHSGEKPYKCETCGARFVQVAHLRAHVLIHTGEKPYPCEICGTRFRHLQTLKSHLRIHTGEKPYHCEKCNLHFRHKSQLRLHLRQKHGAITNTKVQYRMSTTDLPTDVNKAC; this is translated from the exons ATGCAAGAAGTTTCTAGGAAAGCCCAACCAg ATTTTAACAAAATGGCATGTGCAGCAGATAGCTGCATTCAGTTCATGCGCCATGCAAGCGATGTGCTGTTCAACCTGAACCGACTGCGCAGCAGAAATATTCTGACGGATGTAACCATTCTGGTCAACAGACAACAGTTCCGTGCTCATAAGACTGTTCTCATGGCGTGCAG TGGGCTGTTCTACACCATCTTTACGGATTCTCTCAAATGCAACCTGAGCGCCATCAGCTTGGACCCCAAGGTGGACCCTGAAGGCTTTGCCATTCTGCTGGAGTTCATGTACACCTCCTGTCTCACGCTGAAGGAGAGTCTGATCATGGCCACCATGAACACTGCCGTCTACCTGCAGATGGACCACGTGGTGGACACCTGCCAGAGGTTCATCAAATCCAG GGACTCTTCAATGAAGCTACCCAGAGAGGATTTTTTGGGGAGCCCTTTGCTTTTCTCTCAGGACGCCCACAACTACAGGGCTCATGAGGTTGTGGAGAGCCCACCCAGCCGTGCCGCTCCTTTCAGTGATGGCAGAGCTTATTGTCCAAGCGTGTTCGGTGCAGTTAATGCTTCCAGCAACTCGTACTACCACTACAGCCACCTTCCGGTTCAGGGGTTCCCTTTTCCGCTCGGAAAGCTGGCAGATCCCAAAACGTCCCTCGCAGACCTCCCTAAAGGGGGTGCAGTCCACCAGAAGCACTGCGGGCCACCTGAGAGCACCACTGTGGAGCGGGCAGAGTATACCAGACCTGGGGCTGGCAACACTTCTGGTGTCTGCCACATGGCATCCTTCTCATCCAGAGAGGTGGCCCGGGAGGAGGCGGTCGGGAAGGAGACCCAGGGGTGTATCCAGTCCATGGGGCTGAGCGCCAGGAAGAACAGTCTCTCGGGCGTGGACCAGGAACACAGGGAGATGGGCAAAGAGCCCACCCccagcgaggaggaggaagacatGGGCCACCACCAGCACTACTCCCTGAATGGGCGCAAGGGTGTCCTGAGCAGCCCGAAAAGCCCTCTCAAGTCTGAATGCCAGCCCAACTCCCCCACTGAGTCCAGCAGCAGCAAAAACGCACTGGCCCAGGCTACGCCCCGCTCTCCATCTCGCACCCCGTCCCGTTCCCCTCCCACTCAGGGCTCACAGGACCCCAAGGCCCGGAACTGGAAGAAGTACAAGTTCATCGTTCTCAACTCTGCCAACCAGACACCCAAAGAGAACGAAGGCAGCCCCCAGGAGGCAGAAGCTCACTCCCCACTGCACCTCGGCTCTCCGTCCTACCTCCAGTCCAGTGACTCGGAGCAGATGGACCTGCAGCCGGCAACCAAGATCAACAGGCACAGCGAGGAGCTGCTCACGCCACAGACCAGTCGTCTCAACAACATCATCAGCAG gGCCCTGGAAGGATCGCAGAGACATGGCGACAGTCACTCCCTGTACATGAGCCAAGGGAAGTGCTCCTCCTGTGGCACGCCGTCTCCCCAGCACTCCGAAGTGTGCCCCAACACTCCGGGATCGCAGTTTGGAGAAGAGCTGTCCGAACTACACTCGGAGTATTCCGACTCCAGCTGTG aaaACGGTACATTCTTTTGCAACGAATGCGACTCAAAGTTTTTGGAGGAAGATTCCCTAAAACGGCACGCACTTCAAGTACACAGCGACAAGCCATACAAGTGTGACCGCTGCCAAGCCTCCTTCCGCTACAAGGGCAATCTCGCCAGCCACAAAACTGTCCACACAG GAGAGAAACCATATCGCTGCAACATCTGTGGTGCTCAGTTCAATAGACCAGCTAACCTCAAGACCCACACCCGCATCCACTCAGGagaaaagccatacaagtgtGAGACGTGCGGTGCTCGCTTTGTACAG GTTGCTCACCTCCGGGCCCACGTGCTGATCCACACAGGAGAGAAGCCGTACCCCTGTGAGATCTGTGGGACACGTTTCCGCCATCTGCAGACGCTCAAGAGCCACCTACGCATACATACCGGAGAAAAGCCCTATCAT TGTGAGAAATGCAACTTGCACTTTCGCCACAAGAGTCAGCTGAGATTGCACCTTCGGCAGAAGCACGGAGCCATCACCAACACCAAGGTTCAGTACCGCATGTCCACTACAGACCTGCCAACCGACGTCAACAAGGCCTGTTAA